A stretch of DNA from Bacillus sp. (in: firmicutes):
TTGTAGCAAAAGAATTAGGATTAGAGCCTGTTCAGAAAAAATTTAAATTTTCTTCGATTGTTGAAGGTGTGAAATCTGGACGCTTTGATGCGGCGATAGCTAGTCACACGATCACGGAAAACCGTAAAAAAAATGTGAATTTCTCTACCCCATATTATTATTCAGGACCTCAAATCTTTACCCGCCCAGATAGTAAGATTGAATCCCTTGATGATTTAACTGGAAAAGAAGTTGCTGTTTCCAAAGGGTCTACATATGCAAAACAAGCGGAGCAAGTGACGGACAATGTAATTTTATATGATAGTGATGTCACTGCCTTAGAGGCATTAAGTCAAGGAAAGCACGATGCGGTGATTACTGATTTTATTACTGGAAAAGAAGCGATTGGGAAAGGATTAACAATCGTCGGAAAAGAGATATTAGGTCGTAGTGAACAAGCAATCGCCGTGGCGAAAGACAATAAAGTACTTCTTAAAAAAATTAACAAAGCACTCGAGAAGCTACGTGAGGATGGGACATTAAAGAAGATTAGTGAAAAATATTTTGGGGAAGACATCACGACCCTATCTTCTGAATAAAACTTTTGTTTCCACCACGGGAGGCGCATATGGAATTTATTCAATTATTGCTGGAGACATCACCAATTTTCTGGAAAGGATTAAAGCTTACCTTTTATCTAACCATCGTGTCGATAGGGATCGCGATGATCATTGGTTTAATTTTTGCCTTGTTTAAAATTTCACAAATTCAGGTCTTAGAAAAACTAGCTGACGTATATATTTTTATTGTGCGTGGGACACCGCTTATTGTTCAAATTTTCATCTTTTATTTTGGGCTGACGGAATTAAACTTTTCAGCCATTTGGTCGGTAATTTTAGGCCTTGCATTCCATAATGGGGCGTATATGGCTGAAATTTACCGCGGAGCCATTCAA
This window harbors:
- a CDS encoding transporter substrate-binding domain-containing protein; translated protein: MKKFQWLIGFIFAGMLVGCSNEVTTSDGMKLVEEGKFTFAASGEYAPFSTTNPDGTMSGFDIEVGEVVAKELGLEPVQKKFKFSSIVEGVKSGRFDAAIASHTITENRKKNVNFSTPYYYSGPQIFTRPDSKIESLDDLTGKEVAVSKGSTYAKQAEQVTDNVILYDSDVTALEALSQGKHDAVITDFITGKEAIGKGLTIVGKEILGRSEQAIAVAKDNKVLLKKINKALEKLREDGTLKKISEKYFGEDITTLSSE
- a CDS encoding amino acid ABC transporter permease — protein: MEFIQLLLETSPIFWKGLKLTFYLTIVSIGIAMIIGLIFALFKISQIQVLEKLADVYIFIVRGTPLIVQIFIFYFGLTELNFSAIWSVILGLAFHNGAYMAEIYRGAIQSIDRGQMEAGRSLGMSLSLTMRRIILPQAFRRALPPLGNQFIIALKDSSLASFIGVFELFGVATTLGSNEFDYMTYLLIVSIYYLLLVFIFSSIVKLLEKRMAVSDA